gggaatatggatacgacatacaacatgacgacgagcgcagatgggtctgcaagccgtgtattcagaagaacgaccccagacctaagaatttcgttgctattggccttcagaatgcgctgaatcacttatacaaggatcacggaatatctgcaccagataacaagacaaagtccggcttgcaaaagaaagccgaggagaagccagggagcaagaggccaagatcgattgtggatatatggaagctcgaccctttaagacctcgagaacaggcgattgccaactctatgatacgcggatttaatcgaaatcactttcaacgtctcctgatcgagtggatagtcgacacgaatcagccctttagtgttgttgaacatgagagactccgggatatcttcgaataccttaaccctgcagtcaaagatcacgaacgccaacatctctgataccacagttcgcgcgctcatcaactccgaatttaaaaagcacaaggcgcgcgtcattgaagccctgcgaaagagccccggcttaatacacgtcagctttgacggatggagggcgcggaatcgacactcgttatacggtatcgtgtgcttcttcagggacgagaatagcaagccccacaaggtcgctctgggggtccccgaagtccgcagacattcggggaacaacattgcaacagaagtcctttataccatcgaggcttttggcatcgaggagaatattgggtattttacccttgacaatgccgagaacaacgacacagcacttgaggctattggcaaaaagctcggcttcaatggcgctcgaaggcgaggccgctgcttcggccatatagtcaatctgtctgcgaaggcactactgttcgggaaggatacagacgcgttcgaagaacaactttctggtgcagaagcgctgtctgaagccgaatacgaactttggcgacagaaagggccggttgggaagctccataatttcgtcgtggatgttgatcgatcggacagactgacatacctgttgaaagaacttcaagagtacgacatatccatgtcggacgatccgaaaatacggtcaaaaagccccgtctcggtagtgctagataacgatacgcgctggctttcccagctctatatgatccgccgcgccttgagacttcgaaggtacttcgaactgctagtcgcgaagttccgaatccaatgggaggaggagaatacatcaaaaagaactggccagttgaaaaagtcggctgtccggcctcgaatccttagagacgagaaccaacttacggccaacgattggtctgtacttcaacacttcgcgacgatccttggatactatgaagatgcagtcaagactctagaaggcgacggtttaatcaggaaacgcaagaggggttatactggttcatatggaaacgtttgggatgtgatcaatgggtttgaattcctgcttggcaagctcgaaaaatataaggcgatggcaaaagattttcctgaccccgaacagttcaggatcggcataaatatggcctgggagaaattagacaagtattacactattctcgacacaacaccgatatattataccgccctcgcactccacccggcatacagatggggatggttcgagcaggcctgggtacataagcccgactggatcagatctgcaaaaaggatagttcaagaagtgtgggacgagtcctatcgagatttccatattgtggtggcctcaaatgacgagcctgttgcaaaacgacagaagcaatactacaatgccttcgaagagcattgcgaacagtcccgtatcgactccatacagacagagcctctactggacgacgacacgattggcgacgaatacgaacgatggcaatcgagccatgagagcactgacaagactgtgcgagatccgatagcgtattggcatgagaagcgcctgcaataccctcgtctctcccgaatggccctcgactttgtcacaatacaatcaatgtctgcagaatgtgagaggatgttctcggcagcagggcagatggttgttccccaacggtgcaatcttcaggcgcaaacagttgggatgtgtcaggtattgaggtcgtggtttcgggcaggcattatcaacgacctagatccgttatttctctcgatcatagaggagaagaaagagctcgagggcatccatcttaatgatgatgagttcagaagacgggagctatcgtggctcgctgccgcggcgaaaacagctggccattgaagaggcgattcgagtgctacaagagtgaatgaagggaaggggacgggagcagccgaaggtagattcgcaccagaggagcctcgggaagccctacttgttgtaccagccagcaaaagtggacatcacctccttctaagagggaggtatttgttagaatatgtcgtctctgacactttttaatgcgaggggatggttagcgtcactgtggccaaccctgacacgggcgcgatgagatcaactcaagagataatgccactatattgcacgaaaaccaagatgaagaggaaagaggtatgagcaagcgcgtggacgtgtagacgcgttaacttagtgccatcatgcgctgccccactacgccgcgactctggatgatgccgccacaaacctccatccactgaagtcaactacacttaaatcaactacatttgaggtgtccgttgatacactacattcaaagtttcattactaatctacacttactctaaattgacagatgccgtgtagttgatttagttgattgggtctctggcGGCCGCGCCGTGCCCTCGGCGCTTCCTCCCTCGGCGGCACTCTGCCGCAAACACAGCCGCCGGCACAACACGGGCGGCTCGGATCGCCTTTACCCCTTCGGGCTCTTCCTGTCCTAAGAGCCGTATGGTAATGCCGGCAACCCCGTGGTAGACTCGCTGTTCAGCCGCGTCGTATaccaccttgttcttcttcatccacggcCGGCCCAGGAACACATCTTGGCCTAACCGCGGAACGACATAAGCAAAGATGCGTTCGTCGtatcctccagtctccatcataAAGACTACAATCCCTGGCGACATCACGTCTTTAGTCGCCTCGGAAAACCCACCTAACCGCCTTGGATTCCTGTCGATAAATGGAATCCGCAGTCTCTTAACTGCAGCTTCGTCGATTATGGCGTAGCAGTCACATCCGGTATCAACAAGGGCGCGCACCTGAATACCTCTATTAACCCGTGCTTCGATCAGCACCGGGTCACTATTCATCTGAGGCCGAAACTCTGCCCAACTCTGGATGTccgccttggttggcccCGAGGCCCGCATTCGCCTCGAGGCTATTCTTTTCCCgccccttcatcttcactcgTCTCGGACGTGGGTTCCGAACTGTCTGAcgccttgggcttgctcgCCCGACCGACTTTagccttgcctttcttctgatTTCCTGGAAACACCACTTGGGCTGGGCAACtcgcaacaaaatggcctgtCCGCCCGCAACGATAGCACCGTCGTTCGTTCCGCGGCAATTCTGGCTTCTCGGCAGTCTTGTTTACCCCCGCCATCTTTATGTCACcgtcctggtcctgtgatgaatgttggccatgctgataaCCTCCTGAGCGagccttctcttcttttggcacGGAACCTCCACGGGCTTCTAGCTTCTCCAGTTTCCCAGCAATTTCCTGAACTCGGCTTAGCCATTCCTGATATAACGTGGGTAGGTGCGCAGTAACCAAGCATCGTTGCAGTTGCGAGCTTAAGGCGTTCTCAAGGAACACAATCTTTGCGCTGTCTGGCCAGTCGCCTCCCCCTGCTTCCGCCAAGGCTTGTTCAAACCGGGGAAGGAATGTGGCCAGCGACTGATCTTCGCGCTGACGTAGAGTCCTCAGTGAGGTCGCTGCTCGTGACTGGATATTACTGTCCTTATACGTGCggtcaaggtatcgcatTAACTCGTGGGGGTCAAAATTGCCGCCTGGCCCACCTGCCGCGTAAAACGTGGCCACGACCTGTTGTGGTTTTTCTTCTAGGCACGAATTAATAAGATACCACAAGTCTCGGTTCCCGTTATAATAGTGTGCATCGAGTTCtagcttgtctctcatctgccttgcccaggccgcaTAACCTTTCCGGGAGCCATTGTactttggcgggtttggcaatggtttcctcTTGTTAGGGCTCCCATTTGActgttgcggaagctgcgcAGCATCGATGCCGAACAAGCTCTCGCTTGGCGTTCGCGTTGGaagcggtggttgaagtccTTCCTGAGGTTGCGGCGCCGtcgtgctgttggcgagatgctgcgttaacgccgccaactgggcttgcaagggccccaagcttgcattgatcGCTTCATGAATACGATGGTCGATCCACTGGTGCTGGGACGTAGGACTATCACCggactgtgtttgctgctccatcatagCGGTCATGCGACAGGTTCCGCGATAGTAGATTGATTGAGCTTTAGATAtgtaaggggctgcgccgctgtttgttcaacataagggtgccgtatgattgtctatctaaagctagggagaaagaaaggagaagagcaagctcgaggctcgcctcgagcttgcgcagttaagttgcagtggcaacttaggcgaaattaatccaattacacaaccgaccgtctgcacggcgccgaagctccgggcccggcagagccgggtccacagcatcgggcatagcccgtgacacTGGGCCTGTGCTCGATATGGTCGAAGCTAAAATACAGCGGGACCAAGCGTATAAGAATGGACGACTCTAGCGACTCGGCCTCCCTAGTACCCGGATATACCCGGAAAAAACGCGAGTTTCTTGCggcaaggggaagaagtagTGCGAGAGGACCCATAGCGACTCATCAAGATTTCGGAGCACTAAAGGGCCAAATGTGATTGGCCGAGAGGGCAAAGATCAcgtgcaaagtcttcacagGGTAGAGCATAGAgacctttcgttcctcaaggcataGAgacctttcgttcctcaaggcattcACAGGGTAGAGCATAGAgacctttcgttcctcaaggcatgAGGGTTTGGTGCAGGCTTGACAAATAAGTTTCTACTATTGGTCTAAATTTTGTATGGGAAatcgccaaagaaggctGGATTGGTTGGTGGCTCTAGAAAAGTGGGTAAAGGACAGCCACCGTCTGTCGGTGCTTTGTTTACTTCTCTGTTTACAATCGCTAAATTTGCCCATCGATCTGTTCGTTTGCTTGGCCAGCAGCCTTTCTTCCATTATTGAAACAGATGTACCGTATGGTTGGGTATGGATTATGATTCTAGGGGTAATATTAGTCCTAGATCTGAATTGGGAGTCCATTGCCCGTCGTGCGACCGAACAAAACCACCAAGTAATTTCGTTAGCAGGAGGAAATCTGCCAATCCAACTACGACCTGTCTGGAATGCCGGGACCACCGCAATTCCGAGGTAACTGACACCATTGATATACTATATATGCCTCCCTAACCTGATCAAGCGTGCCAGGTCCAAAGGTGCCGTCCTTACATTGAGAAACCTGGCCGTCCGTCCTACCTCAGCTGAGAGATCTGCCCCGAAAAGAACCGACAGAGACGCTGGCCTATCGCCTCCTAACCAGAGATCTGGAACCCAACCTACATCGCCAGAGAAGCTACGGCAACAACATACAGCTAGGAGTTTGTTCGGAGAGCCAGGCAGCCAGCCGCAGATAGTGCTGGGGACGCCAATCCCACCAATCCAAGCGAGCTCGCGGCTCTTCCGGGCTCTAGCTCCCTCACCGCCTGTGCCGCCCTCGACCGATCCTGTCGCCTCACATTCTGATCCATCTACTGTCCGAAGCAGCACGACTGGTGTGGACTACTCTTACCTGGCTGTTAGGTTCCACAAGGGCGGGAAGGACTCGCAAGATGATGCCTCCAAGGCCGGCGCCAGGGCCAAGCAGGCCACTATTCGGCGCGACCATCGTTCACGACGCCGTGCAGGGGAGGCTGTGTCACTAACTCCCACAATCTCTCAACTCGGCGTCTTTGAAGGCTCTGATGGTCCTGGAGAAGGTATCCTTGTGCTGTGGTCCCGGCAGTTTGTTCAAGCTAACCACGGAACGTAGATGGGAGTCAAGATCGACTGCAGCCAAATGGGCTTCTAGATAGGGATGGAATAACCAAGGAAGCGGATGACAGGGGACAGTTCTCTGAATCTGATGTTGACGTCGAGGACTATTTCAACTTGCTGCTTTCACCTGCTCGACCACGGAAGTACCTCGAACACTTAGGGGTAGAGTCTGATTCCGATCTAGGGGACGAAGACGAGAACGATGATAGCAATGCCTTGGACGAAAgccctcttcgccattgCTCGCGGCAGCCTTCCACAAAGCCAGGGCCTCGTCGCCGTGCTCGCCGTGCTCGCCGTGGTCCTGCCCCTGGTACAGGAGGGCGGCCAAAAAAATCTCAAAGGCAAACTCGATCGTCGGGGCCGCCACGACGGTACCGGAGTCCAGTGATGATTCCACCTGAAGAATCGGCCGTATTTCGCGCACAAGATCCGGTGTGGAATGGGGACCTGGACGCTTGCGCCTTGACTTGTCGTGATAAAGCAATGCTCCGTGAGTTCTGGACAAAGCTGGACAATGACCAAATGCAATTTTGTGGTCGATGTCAAGAGCGTTGGTTCCAGATGAAGATCGATTCTGATGGCATTTGTGCGCGTTGCTGTCGAAAGGATGATAAACGCGGCCCTGAAGAGCCGTACTTCTTCTCTGTGGACAACCAGTTGGATTTTGGCTCCGTACCGACTCAATTGCCTCAGCTTACACCTACTGAAGAGTCTTTAATAGGCCGTGTTCACGTCCACGTGAATATTATGCTTGTGCGGGGCCAGCAGTACAAATATCGGGGACATGTTGGCTTGGTGTACAACCAACTCCCGCTTTTGCCGCGGGAGTTGAACACTGTATTACTCCGTCCTTCCAATACGTCGTCCCATGCAAACCTTAGCCGGCAATTCACCCGCCAGTTCCGTGTACGCCGCCAGCCAGTTGCCATATGGCTTAACTACCTCCGGCGCCATCATCCTGGCTATCGATGCATCGTCATCGACGAAGAGCGGCTGAGTCAATTGCCTCAAGATGCCAATGTCCTGGATGCCATCCCCCAGAGCCAGGTGGAGGCTGCCGAAGTTGGAcccgaggaagatgaggaggcaGAACCGGATCTGGAGGACGAGGCTGCGGTGCCGGACCTTTTGGCCAAGGACACGGAGCTCGATGCTCTGCGGTCTATTCTTGCCGGAGAACCAGAAGCTGAACCAAGGCTTTCCACAAGCTTCCAGGAGCAGGTGCAGCACGAGCTGCAGCTTCCGAATATACGGCGCACACCCATTAATGAGTTCAATCGCTCTCATGCCCTACTCTCCTTAGCTTTTCCCTGCCTCTTTCCTGACGGGAGAGCCGACTTTGTTGAGCCTCGGCTACGGTCAATTGACTACAAGGACTACATCGAGCACGCGATGCGCTGGCATGACGGGCGTTTTGCACGCCACCCGACCTTCCGCTTCGTCGCCTTCAACACACTAATGCGGTCACAAGCACGTGCACGGTCCAAATTCTTCGTGAAGCAACATGATGGCACCCGCGAACCGCTCACGCGAGAGCAGCTTATTCAGGCTCTCGAACACAGCGATGACCCCGAGGCGCAGGCGTTGATCAACTCGATCACAAGACACGCGGTGTCTATTCGCGGTACGCGGCCCTTCTGGAACAGAAAAAGGCAGGACCTCGAGGCCTATGCCTATAACCTTGGTTGTCCCGGCGCATTCATCACATTTAGCCCGGCCGATTTGCACTGGCGGAGCCTCTACCAACACATGCCCCAATATGAAGACTGGCTAGCCGCCTCCGAGCCGGAGAGGATGGCTCTTTCGCGCCGACTATTGCGCCAGAACCCTCACATTGCTGCTTTCCATTTCCACCGCCGATACTGCTTCTTTCGAGACGTCGTGTTGAGGACAAAATTCAACATCACGGATTACTGGGATCGGTATGAATGGCAAGGACGTGGTAGTCCTCACAACCATGGCTTGTACTGGATGGAGAAATGCCCTGgagccgacatggaggacgAGGCTGCTCGTGATGTATTTGCGCGCACGTGGGGATTCCACATCACTGCCATTAACCCGGAGCCGAGTAGGACTATGCCTCAGGGCGAGGGTAACCCCCTGAGCGTAGATCCGCTGAGCACAGAAATGACGTTCCTGCGGCTCTCACAAATCGTCAACCGTTGCCAGCGTCACAGGTGCAATACCACGTACTGCTTGCGTGTAAGGAAAAGAACGGGCGACCTAGCGAGGGATATGGAAGGCGCTGCTGCAGATATCGAGGCGACCAATGCGGCCAGCCCAGAGAGGGAGTGTCGTTTTGACTTTCCCCGTGCCTTGCGGGAGCTGGCCGCAGTGATCAGGAAGGAAGGCAAGTCGTACTACGTCTTCGAGGCGGCCCGGAATGACAACCTCATGAACCACTTCAATCCTGCCATCATCCTAGGCTGGCTAGCTAATATCGACATATCTCCTTGCACCAGCTTACAGGCGGTCATTACCTACGCTGCCAAGTATTGCAGCAAATCTGAGAAGAAGACCGAACCTTACTGTAAGCTCGCAGACCAAGTTTTGCCGCACACGGCACACCTTCAACCCCTATTATCCTTCTCCTCCCGCCTTATGAATAAGCTGATTGCCGAGAGGGATTACTCGGCGCAGGAGATTTCCCATCTGCTGCTTAACATTCCTCTGCAGGAAGGCACGCGGATGGTGGTCTCCGTGGACTGCCGTCCGTTGGAGCAGCATGCACGTTCGTATCGcgtcgatgaagatgtcaacgAGACCGTCGGCAGCTACAGGAAATATCTGGAGAGAAGTGACCAACATGAGGATGTAACCTACCTCGAGTATCTGCAATCGTACAATCTCAAGACGTGGAGGAGACTCGCTGCCAACGCGAAGAAGAGAGTCCTGTCTTACTTCCCTCGATACAGGTCCATGGAGGCATCTCCGCAGTTTAATGACTTCTGCCGTGTGAAATTAATGATGGTGCATCCCCATCGCTCTCCACAAGAGTTGCTCATTGTGGGCGCGCTGCGGTTCGATTCCTTCGCGGCTGCGTACAAGTTTTGCAGAGAGCACCATGGCACCCATGCGGACGACCATTATGGGGAGCCAGATACAAATGAATTGAGGGCAGAGGACGATGAATTTGAGCTTGAGATCCATAAAGACCCCACCGTGGAGGAGGACTGGCATGAACTCGCCCGCATGCTGCCTGACCGGCcgctggaggaagaggatatCGACATGCTCGGCCGCCGagacatcgacatcaattaTGATTCACGTTGGACGGTATACCGATGATGGTATTCTCAACGGCGACTACTGGAAGCAACAAAAAACGGGAAACccccttgaccttgatgtgGATCATCAGCCCTTGGAAGCTCGCGATTCCCTAAATCGAGACCAGCGCCTAGTGTATGATACGGTGATGGACCACTTTCTGAATCAGGAGCCTTCTCAGTTGTTGCTCCATGTagatggtggaggtggtACTGGCAAGTCATACCTCATTAATCTGCTCTCCGCGCACCTCCAAGCTGCGGCTGGCGGGAGAGGGACACCTGTTTGGCGTGCCGCGCCCACTGGCGTCGCGGGAAATCAGATATCGGGCACTACCTTGCATTCCCTGTTACACCTCCCAATCAATAAGGACTTCAAGCCCCTCTCAGCCATTGATAAggcccagctccagaagaCGCTCAAGGACTTCAAGTATCTGATCATCgatgagaagagcatgcTGGGACTGCGACAGCTATCCTGGGTCGATGACCGTCTGCGCGAGGCGTTCCCGAATAGGAACGAGGAATTCTTTGGTGGACTAAATATACTGTTGGTTGGCGACTTCTTTCAACTTCCCCCCGTGCTGCAGAAGCCGCTTTACTACGACAAGGAGGTACGAGGAGTGGAGATCAAAGGCAGGAACGCGTATAGACACTTCGATAAATCGGTCTTCTTGAAAATTGTCCAGCGGCAACGGGGCGACGAACAGAAGGCGTTTCGCACAGCTCTCGGGGAATTACGGCTGCTCCAACTATCGGTGGAGTCCTGGAACTTGCTGGATAGACACGctatgaaactgaaactggggtgagtttcagtttcatgAAACCGGACGCTGGTAtagtttcagtttcatatgaaCCAGTTTCggtttcatatgaaactgtattCTGGTGCGGATTAAAAAAATGACTTGTTTCCAGCAGGTGTATGCCATATCTCCTGGCCACCCGAAGACGTTGGTATTGTCTGCTTATCTATAGTACCAAGTCCCCAGCTTCGACATCACTGTCCGCCCCCTTGTCCATTTCTAAATCTTCCTGCAGTATCCTTACGGCCGCGTCTATATCCTTTGCTGCCCTAAACACCCCAGCAAGAAGTGGCCTGTTTTTCCCCTTTGGAATGCTTATCCAGCTCTTGATGCACTCGCATGCCTCTACCATATTCGCAGACATACTGCATCTGTCCCACGTGACCTGCCGTCTCGCGCCCGAGAAGATTCGCTCTGCCTCCGTGGACATCGGTGGGATACAGAATACGTCAATGGCCATGCgggagaggagggggaagTTCGCTTGCTGGGTCGGTTCAAGCCACCACTGTAAGGCCGTTTGTTGCCCAATTCCGGCCTGTGAGCCCTGTGAGAAAGCGTCAACGTCCGTCCATCACACGCTGTAAATTTACTTACATGGATGAAACGATCAAATTCATCCTTCACCTCACTCGCTGTGCTGTACaccttcctcctccagcgatcaaactcatcaagctcttgcCCATTCTCCTGTTGCCTCTCTGGGAGCTGGTAGCTTTTGTACTCCTGCGACCAAATCTGCCTTACAGCCTTCACTGCATTGCCAACCCAGGCTGGATTTCTCTTCCACTGCTCACTCAGATAGCTCTTTCGGAGTGCTGGGTGGAGGAGAATCCCGGCCACGTACACGGGGGCTTGTTCGGTAAGCTGGTAATACTTCTCGAACTTTAGCCAAGCAACATGGAAGCGCGCGTAGAAGCGCGGGTTGCTGAAAGCCCGACTTTGAGTCTGTGTgaagtgatgatggaggaaatCCATGTGGGACAGAACTTCATCCAGTGTATTCTCTCGGCCTTGGCGTACTGAGATCTGGTGAAATACCTGTAAAAAGGCATGGATATCTCTGAGTTCGTTCCAATCGTTGTGGTCCAGTGCGTCTTTCTGTATTTTGGCATGATTTTCTTGGATCCAATCCATGAACTTGGCGCGCCTCTCAATAGCCACGTCAATGAGGCGAAACCATGAGTTCCAACGTGTATCGTTGTCCCTCGGCAAGGCTCTGCCAATCTTAGCCTTGAAGTCGTTGTGAATGCTGGTAGAACTTCTTGAATATATGCATAAGTTGTGGAGCTTGCCCAAGACACTGAACTCCCGCCACTCCTGGGTAGCTTGTTCTTTCGTCATTctgcctcctccttctttaTCGGATTGCTTGCACAGCCGCTCATACGCCTTATCAATTCCCTCTTGTTCATCCTCCTGaatcttctttgccttgctccGAGAGAGGAAGACTTGCACGATGAGGTTCATGATGTGGCCACTGCAGCGTAGTCGCCTGGCAACCGGATCTAAACCCTCAATGCCTTTTGCAATATCGTCAAGCATGGTATCGTTAGCATCGTGATTATCCATCGTAAAGTAGCCAACTTTCTCGCTGAGGCCGTACTCTTCGATAACTTCTAGGAAAACCTTGGCTTGCAACTCCCCGCTGTGGCTTCCTTTGAACTCGCGTAGCGACAATAACGCTTGAGCGACTTCTCTTGTCTCCGCATCTACAAAATGGGCCACGATTGCCTGGTATGCCGCCTTCTGTTCCGATGAGGTCCACATGTCAATAGTGAAGTGAACCATGGATGAGAGACAATTACGAAGCTTCCCAACGAGACCTTGTTTGTGTAGAGCAAAAGTGTTTTCGAGAAGCTTCGGGACCGCTCTGCGGCTGCGTAAGAGGACGTCCCGGGCCATGTAGTTGCAGGAGAGTATAACGGCGTGAAACTCAGGGTATTGGATGAACGAGTGGGCAATGTTGCGAACCGCAAGAAGCCTAGCAAGTGCTTCCTCGAATGCAGGAATGTTAATACCATTTACCAGGTACTTTTCTTCGTCAAGATTTCGATTGGCTTGGCGCTCCTCCTGCCTTCCAAACATATCTGTAATGATGCcatgttgctgcttcttcagaTCTGACCCTTCTACCCGCTCTACAACCCGGATGCCATGAAAGTCCCGTAGGTGCTTGCGGGCTCGGCTCAGGTTGGTTGTTACCGAGTTCGGCTTTTTGGCCGAGTCGCAGTGCTTGCAGTACCAAATTTCATGGTATGAGTTATCCCGGgctttctctcctctctcctcGTCGGGATCACGCGCCTCGTCCCAAGTCCTTTTGTTCGTGCGGCCCTTAACTTTAGCGCGCTTGCCAGCTCTGTCAGAGGGAGAGCGATCCAACGTGCGCTTCAAGGGGACTGGTGAATCAGGCGTAGCAGGTGCCAGGAGCTTGTCAGAAGGCGCCGATAGTAAGGGATTGGGCGAAGCTGATGACATAATTGCGGTTGGCAAGTTATCAACTGCGCCGAAGGCATTTTGTTTGCCAATTTCCTTGTTTATGTACCTAGATACATGAGACGAATTGGCGACATATGAAACCATATGAAACTGActgaaacatatgaaactCGGAGTGttacagtttcatatgaacCCGGGTCCAGGGGctgtttcagtttcatatgaaactgtatgAAACTACACGCGTGGCTATCCAGCACTGCCTGGAAGCTCCTTTCCGGTCGGGTACAGGCAAAGCTAGATGATCAAGAGGTCGCCAGGTTCGCCAACGCCTTACAAGTATACGCCACTAAAGATAGGGTGAACGAATATAACCACTACCACCTTGATCGCCTCAGCCGGCCAGTCATTCAAGTCAAGGCTAAGAATGTCGGACTTGGTGCGGCTGCGGCCCCTGACGACAAGGCAGGCAACCTTGCAAAGCAGATCCCTATATGCATTGGGGCCCGTCTGATGCTAACGTCTAacctttggcagccagtAGGCCTCTGCAACGGCGCTCGCGGTACAGTCTACGGCATTGGCTGGGCACCTGGGGCTGATCCTATCCAAGACCCTCCCTGCGTCatcatgatggagtttgacaaATACAGCGGGCCGGTGTTCCTGACCACCCCCGATGGCAGGAAGATTGTTCCGATTCTCCCAGTAGACAGGGACTTCCTCATTGGAGCCACTCTTTGCACTCGCACC
The DNA window shown above is from Pochonia chlamydosporia 170 chromosome Unknown PCv3seq00012, whole genome shotgun sequence and carries:
- a CDS encoding ATP-dependent DNA helicase PIF1 (similar to Metarhizium robertsii ARSEF 23 XP_007816591.2), with product MKLHAWLSSTAWKLLSGRVQAKLDDQEVARFANALQVYATKDRVNEYNHYHLDRLSRPVIQVKAKNVGLGAAAAPDDKAGNLAKQIPICIGARLMLTSNLWQPVGLCNGARGTVYGIGWAPGADPIQDPPCVIMMEFDKYSGPVFLTTPDGRKIVPILPVDRDFLIGATLCTRTQFPLIVCYAITVHKSQSITEDVIVTDLSCRDFQTCLSYVAVSRVKTLQGLMLDAPFDRSHLFYKSPPEGMKMKMRDERHRRRQVLHGIHIGQTTALRN